A single Pirellulaceae bacterium DNA region contains:
- a CDS encoding DUF1553 domain-containing protein, translating into MSPTVGLADEQIRDPAPSEDRSRVLAIGRQALAVLRSRCMSCHGPEKAESGLRVDSMEALLTGGDRGSAIDRMHPHRSWLIRSILGEDDLEMPPKLPLSASEIALLKQWVQMGAVWEEPDDAQAHNPLNDTSQNREMTESETPAAEHLGDAWTDPRNPIVRLFGGERLELWSFRPIQRSSLPPVRQLDWIRGDLDRFPLSALEAMGAVPPKSADRRTLARRLFFDLTGLPPTIEQVEQFVQGTAADDTQRLVDQLLESPRFGEHWGRWWLDAVRYSDSNGFDWDEFRPQAWRFRDYVIRSLNADKPLDQFIREQLAGDELLEGPPQTPREQDRLIATGFLRMGPHDNAAGLFNEQDRSRDELLTDLVETTGSALLGMTLSCCRCHDHKFDPLSHEDYFRLRAFFAGVQFADDLPIDLPEQLQAIAQHNKPLDTQAEELDQSRKALVQMITRRVRQVESDTSATVLSSSNTADSNSADDSTAASELSEKELMAAANQSERQQMEALQTELDALRQRRLKETTAMLMIESSQMPMTYVLNQGDYKSPRQPVLPGVFSALNPNPLSVVKPLRAASSGRRLTLAEWIVSNENPLTARVIVNRVWQNLFGEGIVRTPDDFGLSGLPPDQPELLDWLAAEFVEQGWSLKRLIRTIVLSAHYQQVAHYSQPSDELAPLVRRPRRLSAEQLRDAVLSVSGLLTDKLDGPPMWPDLPREVLEANPAFLDDNELKVKGWYPSPAQQQYCRSIFLVQKRNTRLPFMEAFDQPENSVPCARRRSSVVAPQALVMLNGPLSSAAARELEQRLNAIQGSDLQRLEQLFRWTLQRSPTVAEVEQCLPLLNRSGWGELSRAILNVNEFAYLD; encoded by the coding sequence GACTGGCGGATGAGCAGATTCGCGATCCAGCGCCATCGGAAGATAGGAGTCGTGTGTTAGCCATCGGGCGACAAGCCCTGGCTGTGTTGCGTAGCCGTTGTATGTCCTGTCATGGGCCGGAGAAGGCCGAATCGGGATTACGAGTCGATTCAATGGAAGCTCTACTGACCGGCGGGGACCGCGGCTCGGCCATTGATAGGATGCACCCCCATCGGTCGTGGCTGATCAGGTCGATCTTGGGTGAAGATGATCTGGAGATGCCTCCCAAGCTTCCGCTCAGTGCGAGCGAGATCGCTCTCCTTAAGCAATGGGTGCAGATGGGAGCAGTTTGGGAGGAGCCCGACGATGCACAGGCTCACAACCCGTTGAACGATACGTCGCAGAATCGTGAAATGACGGAGTCAGAAACGCCGGCTGCCGAGCATCTGGGCGACGCGTGGACCGACCCTCGCAACCCGATTGTTCGGCTGTTTGGCGGCGAGCGGCTGGAGCTATGGTCGTTCAGGCCAATTCAGCGATCTAGCTTGCCACCAGTTCGGCAGCTTGATTGGATTCGTGGTGATCTGGATCGTTTTCCGTTGTCAGCGCTGGAAGCCATGGGGGCAGTGCCACCGAAGTCTGCAGATCGCCGCACTTTGGCGCGGCGACTGTTTTTCGATCTGACAGGTTTGCCGCCTACGATCGAGCAAGTCGAGCAGTTCGTACAGGGCACTGCAGCAGACGATACTCAGCGGTTGGTCGACCAATTGCTCGAATCACCGCGATTTGGCGAGCACTGGGGACGCTGGTGGTTAGACGCCGTCCGCTACAGCGACAGCAACGGTTTTGATTGGGACGAATTCCGGCCTCAAGCCTGGAGGTTTCGTGATTACGTGATTCGTTCACTCAATGCCGATAAGCCGTTGGATCAGTTCATCCGCGAGCAGTTGGCTGGCGATGAATTGTTGGAGGGGCCGCCGCAAACACCCCGCGAGCAGGACCGACTGATTGCCACCGGATTTCTGCGGATGGGACCGCACGACAATGCTGCGGGGTTGTTCAATGAACAGGATCGAAGTCGCGACGAATTATTGACTGATTTGGTGGAGACGACAGGTAGCGCCCTATTAGGAATGACGCTCTCCTGCTGTCGATGCCATGATCACAAGTTTGATCCGCTTTCGCACGAAGACTATTTTCGATTGCGGGCTTTTTTTGCGGGCGTGCAGTTTGCAGATGACTTGCCCATTGATCTTCCGGAACAATTGCAGGCGATTGCGCAGCATAACAAGCCACTGGATACGCAGGCTGAGGAACTAGACCAGTCGCGAAAGGCCCTGGTGCAAATGATTACTCGGCGCGTCAGGCAGGTCGAGTCCGATACGTCAGCCACCGTGCTATCGAGTTCGAACACTGCTGATTCAAACTCCGCAGATGACAGCACTGCGGCATCAGAACTCAGTGAAAAAGAATTGATGGCGGCGGCTAACCAGTCGGAAAGGCAGCAAATGGAAGCTCTGCAAACCGAATTAGATGCGCTCCGGCAGCGCCGTCTCAAAGAGACAACCGCCATGTTGATGATTGAGTCCAGCCAAATGCCGATGACTTATGTGCTGAATCAAGGCGACTACAAATCACCTCGGCAACCGGTACTACCCGGTGTATTTTCTGCATTGAACCCGAACCCACTTTCTGTCGTCAAACCGTTGCGGGCAGCCAGTTCGGGACGGCGATTGACACTGGCCGAATGGATTGTCTCCAATGAAAATCCACTCACGGCCCGAGTGATCGTCAATCGCGTTTGGCAGAACCTGTTTGGCGAAGGGATAGTGCGCACACCGGACGACTTCGGTCTTTCCGGCCTGCCGCCGGACCAACCTGAGTTGCTGGACTGGTTGGCTGCTGAATTTGTCGAGCAAGGGTGGTCGCTCAAGCGGTTGATTCGCACGATCGTGCTCAGTGCTCACTATCAGCAGGTGGCACATTACAGTCAGCCGTCCGATGAACTGGCCCCCCTGGTACGTCGTCCGAGGAGGCTGTCGGCAGAACAGTTGCGAGATGCTGTGCTAAGCGTTTCGGGGCTTCTGACCGACAAGCTGGATGGACCGCCGATGTGGCCCGATCTCCCACGTGAGGTGTTGGAAGCCAATCCTGCCTTTCTGGACGACAACGAGTTGAAAGTCAAAGGCTGGTATCCATCGCCGGCCCAGCAGCAATATTGCCGTAGTATTTTCCTAGTTCAGAAGCGAAACACGCGGCTGCCATTCATGGAAGCCTTTGATCAACCGGAAAACTCGGTGCCGTGTGCCAGACGCCGCAGTTCCGTCGTCGCTCCACAAGCTTTGGTCATGCTGAACGGGCCACTATCTTCCGCCGCTGCTCGCGAACTTGAGCAGAGACTGAACGCCATCCAAGGCAGCGACCTGCAGCGATTGGAGCAACTCTTCCGGTGGACATTGCAGAGGTCTCCAACGGTTGCCGAAGTGGAGCAGTGTCTGCCATTATTGAATCGATCCGGATGGGGCGAACTGTCACGTGCCATCCTAAACGTCAATGAATTTGCGTACCTCGACTAA
- a CDS encoding DUF4870 domain-containing protein, translating to MNSNSQTWAMLIHFSVFLGYVVPFAGLIAPILIWQLKKEDFPEIEAHGKMVLNFLISMLIYSLVAFLLTFVFVGLFLFFALMIVGIVFPIIGGIKANNGVLWTYPGMLQLVK from the coding sequence ATGAATTCCAATTCGCAAACATGGGCCATGCTCATTCACTTTTCAGTTTTCCTGGGGTACGTGGTTCCATTTGCAGGGCTCATCGCTCCGATCCTGATCTGGCAATTGAAAAAAGAAGATTTTCCGGAGATCGAAGCTCACGGAAAAATGGTGTTGAACTTTTTGATCAGCATGTTGATCTACAGTTTGGTTGCGTTCCTGCTCACCTTTGTGTTCGTAGGTCTGTTCCTGTTTTTCGCATTGATGATCGTGGGGATCGTTTTCCCGATCATCGGCGGCATCAAAGCCAACAACGGAGTGCTTTGGACCTATCCAGGCATGTTGCAATTGGTCAAGTGA
- a CDS encoding type II toxin-antitoxin system RelE/ParE family toxin, translating to MALNDLESIAIGASNDVAAATIPDRLFDTFQLIAEHPEIGTWRNDLGAEVQVFTPQNPACNYLVFIYTIPKGVAIAGIVHGARDWNSLFQSDERIAR from the coding sequence ATCGCACTGAACGATCTTGAGTCGATTGCGATCGGGGCTTCTAACGACGTCGCCGCAGCGACCATCCCTGACCGGCTCTTTGATACCTTTCAGCTAATTGCCGAGCATCCGGAAATCGGAACTTGGCGAAACGACTTGGGAGCTGAGGTGCAAGTGTTTACACCTCAAAATCCGGCATGCAACTATCTTGTATTCATCTACACTATCCCGAAAGGAGTAGCAATCGCCGGAATTGTGCATGGTGCCAGAGACTGGAATTCGCTGTTTCAGTCCGATGAACGAATTGCGAGGTAA